In Methanosarcina barkeri MS, a single window of DNA contains:
- a CDS encoding methyltransferase, with translation MKVKNELMDTPAVGVDRFVKTMENSTRGLKEYRLIFTALELEVFEALKTPFQAGELAEKIGLDPVLTPHFCEALVSLGLLDRFEEIVEEEMTEKEGEEKEGEEKEGEEKEGEEKEGEEKVEKSTFLPRYVNSELTATYLLKESQFSQQQYLSEMSRNAVLWARLPELMKNGPVVVDKGPFFWEIISCMAENTRCGLLQETVRTVMENVDLGKVRKLLDMGGGHGLYSIAFAKMNEQLKAFVFDLPQVTIKTKQYIEKYGASNVNVIPGDFFKDELGTGYDLIFSSFNPGGKAPELIPKIASALNDGGVFVTLQVPDENTKSDPLFSLDWNLWTFEDTKKGSTGYCFENSVPFNEYIGMLGDYGLEVFRTLDMKEGSRMVFAKKAGVNSGADEQE, from the coding sequence CCGGCTGTGGGTGTAGACCGTTTCGTCAAGACCATGGAAAACTCGACCAGGGGACTGAAAGAGTACAGGTTGATCTTTACAGCTCTTGAACTTGAGGTGTTTGAAGCTCTGAAAACCCCCTTTCAGGCAGGTGAACTTGCCGAAAAAATAGGGCTCGATCCGGTGTTAACTCCCCATTTCTGCGAAGCTCTTGTCAGTCTCGGGCTTTTGGACAGGTTTGAGGAGATCGTTGAGGAAGAGATGACGGAAAAAGAGGGAGAAGAAAAAGAGGGAGAAGAAAAAGAGGGAGAAGAAAAAGAGGGAGAAGAAAAAGAGGGAGAAGAAAAAGTTGAAAAAAGCACGTTTTTGCCCAGGTATGTGAATTCGGAACTTACCGCTACATATCTCCTTAAAGAAAGTCAGTTTTCCCAGCAGCAATACCTTTCCGAAATGTCCAGGAACGCTGTACTCTGGGCCCGTTTGCCCGAGCTTATGAAGAATGGGCCTGTAGTTGTCGATAAAGGTCCCTTTTTCTGGGAGATTATCAGTTGCATGGCTGAAAACACCCGCTGTGGACTGCTCCAGGAAACCGTCAGGACGGTTATGGAAAACGTTGATTTAGGAAAGGTTCGAAAACTTCTGGACATGGGAGGAGGGCACGGGCTCTATTCTATTGCTTTTGCTAAAATGAACGAGCAGCTAAAAGCTTTTGTATTTGACCTTCCCCAGGTAACCATAAAGACGAAGCAATACATTGAAAAATACGGGGCTTCCAATGTGAACGTAATTCCCGGTGATTTCTTTAAAGATGAACTCGGAACCGGGTACGACCTTATATTCTCATCCTTTAACCCTGGTGGCAAGGCTCCCGAACTTATTCCTAAAATTGCTTCAGCCCTGAACGATGGTGGGGTTTTCGTAACTCTGCAGGTCCCGGATGAAAATACGAAATCAGACCCTCTCTTCAGCCTGGACTGGAACCTTTGGACCTTTGAAGACACAAAGAAAGGTAGTACAGGATACTGCTTCGAAAATAGCGTGCCCTTCAATGAATATATCGGGATGCTGGGAGACTACGGACTTGAAGTCTTCAGGACCCTGGACATGAAAGAGGGGTCAAGAATGGTTTTTGCAAAAAAAGCAGGAGTGAACTCAGGGGCGGATGAACAGGAGTAA
- a CDS encoding dipeptide ABC transporter ATP-binding protein, giving the protein MNLLKINDLKCHYLTDVDTIKAVDGISFEIKEGEILGIVGESGSGKTTVALVIMGLLPENTAISGEILYRDELISSLPEPEMNKFRWKDIAIVFQNSLEVLNPVMKVGIQAMEPMIKHLDISPEKAQSKCADLFRTVGLDPKWMDSYPHQLSGGMRQRVLLAMALSCDPKLLILDEVTSSLDAFTRKEIRDLLVDLQKNNRYTMLMISHDITFVSSVASRIAVMYSGRVVETGPVRDILVSPRHPYTRGLVHSTPDIFVYKDLWGIPGDAPAGDGFKGCPFSPRCTQKIDICSKVSPVLTPIGDGREIACHRGGIADVLVAKNLRFRYRLPNKEYLQAVDNVNLEVREGEVLAIVGQTGSGKSTLAHILANVIRPECGEVLFMGRNVVGESYGSRFNGIQIVFQDPFNSTSNRFTVLDAIKEPLYINNIGSNGDRLQMVKSALELVRLPSTDNFLSKYCGELSGGQRQRVALARAMVMEPKLLIADEITSALDVSTSANILRLLKGLQNRRGFAMIYISHDLSLTLKIADRIAVMNSGKIVEMGNSHDVMLSPSDEYTKRLVGSRIGLCCHTH; this is encoded by the coding sequence ATGAATCTGCTTAAAATCAATGATCTTAAATGCCACTATCTAACTGACGTTGATACCATTAAGGCTGTTGATGGTATTTCTTTTGAGATTAAAGAAGGAGAAATTCTGGGTATTGTTGGAGAATCCGGCAGTGGTAAGACCACCGTTGCCCTCGTGATTATGGGGCTATTACCGGAAAATACAGCTATTTCCGGGGAAATTCTTTACAGGGATGAGCTAATCTCATCTTTGCCTGAACCTGAAATGAACAAATTCAGATGGAAGGATATTGCAATAGTTTTTCAGAATAGCCTTGAGGTGCTGAACCCTGTTATGAAAGTGGGCATTCAGGCAATGGAACCGATGATAAAGCACCTTGATATCAGCCCTGAGAAAGCACAGAGTAAATGTGCGGATCTGTTCAGGACGGTTGGCCTTGATCCTAAATGGATGGATTCATATCCGCATCAGCTATCCGGAGGTATGAGGCAGAGGGTTCTTCTGGCGATGGCTCTTTCATGCGACCCGAAATTGCTGATTCTCGATGAAGTTACTTCTTCCCTTGATGCATTTACCCGTAAGGAAATCAGAGACCTTCTTGTCGACCTTCAGAAGAATAACAGGTATACGATGTTAATGATCTCTCATGATATCACTTTTGTATCTTCTGTGGCATCCAGGATTGCTGTTATGTATTCAGGAAGGGTTGTTGAAACCGGGCCTGTAAGGGATATTCTTGTATCTCCCCGTCATCCTTATACAAGGGGCCTTGTCCACTCGACCCCGGATATTTTTGTTTATAAAGATTTATGGGGAATTCCCGGCGATGCACCTGCAGGGGACGGATTTAAGGGCTGTCCTTTCAGCCCGAGATGTACACAAAAAATCGATATCTGCAGTAAAGTTTCCCCGGTTCTGACGCCGATAGGAGATGGAAGGGAAATTGCATGCCATAGAGGAGGTATAGCAGACGTTCTGGTGGCTAAAAACCTGCGTTTCAGATATCGTCTACCTAATAAAGAATATCTTCAGGCAGTTGATAATGTTAATCTGGAAGTGAGGGAAGGAGAGGTTCTTGCAATTGTCGGCCAGACTGGTTCGGGAAAGTCAACACTTGCACATATCCTTGCAAATGTAATTAGGCCCGAGTGTGGAGAGGTATTGTTTATGGGCAGGAATGTTGTCGGGGAAAGCTATGGAAGCAGGTTCAATGGCATTCAAATAGTATTCCAGGACCCATTCAATTCAACCAGCAACAGGTTTACTGTGCTTGATGCAATCAAGGAGCCTCTTTATATCAATAATATCGGGTCCAATGGAGATAGACTGCAAATGGTTAAAAGTGCCCTTGAACTTGTTCGTCTTCCCAGTACTGACAATTTCCTCAGCAAATATTGCGGTGAACTCAGCGGCGGGCAGAGGCAGAGAGTTGCACTTGCAAGAGCAATGGTTATGGAACCAAAACTTCTTATTGCCGATGAGATAACGTCGGCTCTGGATGTTTCAACCTCTGCAAATATATTGCGTCTGCTAAAGGGCCTTCAGAACAGGAGAGGGTTTGCAATGATATATATTTCACATGATCTTTCCCTGACACTGAAGATTGCTGACAGGATAGCCGTTATGAATTCCGGAAAGATTGTCGAGATGGGGAATTCCCACGACGTTATGCTCTCACCTTCTGATGAGTACACAAAAAGACTTGTGGGTTCAAGAATCGGACTGTGCTGTCATACTCATTAA
- a CDS encoding PKD domain-containing protein encodes MKSLPIFLILIFFLTSTASATVTVFPTPLGAGNPPATARVNCSCGNSYIDYTAVAVSSDPRTVQFKDLSKGNETYVRWNFGDGTSLEGTNITPSLKNPVHTFSKNGYYISCMTTRNSCCGQKLWVHMTIIITDENTTVPFKAPIATFSAAPTSGEAPLKVQFTDKSTPFPYTDKNTGISTSWKWSFGDSTYSTVQYPAHTYSKAGNYTVSLTVKNAMGSDTKTIKNYIVANELKAPVAAFSASQTSGKAPLTVKFTDKSAGSPASWKWSFGDGSSSFAQNPTHKYSKAGKYTVSLTVKNARGSNTVTKTYYITVIDKPTAAFSASPTSGKTPLTVKFTDKSTGIPTKWQWSFGDGSSSFAQNPVHKYSKAGKYTVSLTVKNAKGSDTKTIKNYIVANELKAPVAAFSASQTSGKTPLTVKFTDKSTGIPTKWQWSFGDGSRSFSQNPTHKYSKAGKYTVSLTVKNARGSNTVTKTDSITVIDKPTAAFSASPTSGKTPLTVKFTDKSTGIPTKWQWSFGDGSSSFVQNPTHKYSKAGKYTVSLTAKNARGSNTVTKKYYITVIDKPTAVFSASPTSGKTPLTVKFTDKSTGIPTKWQWSFGDGSRSFSQNPTHKYSKAGKYTVSLTVKNARGINTVTKTDSITVIDKPTAAFSASPTSGKTPLTVKFTDKSTGIPTKWQWSFGDGSSSFSQNPVHKYSKAGKYTVSLTVKNAKGSDTKTMSEYIVVS; translated from the coding sequence ATGAAGTCCTTACCAATCTTTTTAATACTCATTTTCTTTCTCACGTCTACTGCTTCTGCAACAGTTACTGTATTCCCAACCCCTCTTGGTGCAGGAAATCCTCCAGCAACAGCCCGGGTAAACTGCTCCTGCGGGAATAGTTATATTGATTATACAGCGGTAGCAGTTTCAAGTGATCCACGAACAGTACAATTTAAGGATCTCTCAAAAGGTAATGAGACATATGTCAGATGGAACTTTGGAGATGGAACCTCTCTCGAAGGCACAAATATTACTCCATCACTAAAAAATCCGGTACATACGTTTTCAAAGAATGGCTATTATATTAGTTGTATGACCACCAGGAATAGTTGTTGTGGTCAGAAGTTATGGGTTCATATGACTATTATTATTACTGACGAAAACACGACAGTGCCTTTTAAAGCTCCAATTGCTACTTTTTCGGCAGCTCCAACTTCAGGAGAAGCTCCACTAAAGGTTCAGTTTACTGACAAAAGTACACCATTTCCATATACTGATAAGAATACAGGAATTTCAACTTCATGGAAATGGAGTTTTGGAGATAGCACATATTCAACAGTTCAATATCCTGCACACACTTACAGTAAAGCAGGGAACTATACTGTCAGCTTAACAGTAAAAAATGCTATGGGTAGTGACACTAAAACAATAAAGAACTATATTGTTGCAAACGAGTTGAAAGCTCCAGTTGCTGCTTTTTCGGCATCCCAAACTTCAGGGAAAGCACCTTTAACTGTAAAATTTACTGACAAGAGCGCAGGATCACCAGCTTCATGGAAATGGAGCTTTGGAGACGGTTCAAGTTCATTCGCTCAGAATCCAACGCATAAGTATTCAAAAGCAGGAAAATATACCGTTAGCTTAACAGTCAAGAATGCTAGAGGCAGTAATACAGTAACAAAAACATACTATATAACAGTGATAGATAAACCTACTGCTGCATTCTCTGCGTCTCCAACTTCAGGAAAAACACCTTTAACTGTAAAATTTACTGACAAGAGCACAGGAATTCCGACGAAATGGCAATGGAGTTTTGGAGACGGTTCAAGTTCATTCGCTCAGAATCCGGTTCACAAGTATTCAAAAGCAGGAAAATATACCGTTAGCTTAACAGTAAAGAACGCTAAAGGCAGTGACACTAAAACAATAAAGAACTATATTGTTGCAAACGAGTTGAAAGCTCCAGTTGCTGCTTTTTCAGCATCCCAAACTTCAGGAAAAACACCTTTAACTGTAAAATTTACTGACAAGAGCACAGGAATTCCGACGAAATGGCAATGGAGTTTTGGAGATGGGTCAAGGTCATTCTCTCAGAATCCAACGCATAAGTATTCAAAAGCAGGGAAATATACCGTTAGCTTAACAGTAAAGAATGCTAGAGGCAGTAACACGGTAACAAAAACAGACTCTATAACAGTGATAGATAAACCCACTGCTGCATTCTCTGCGTCTCCGACTTCAGGAAAAACACCTTTAACTGTAAAATTTACTGACAAGAGTACAGGAATTCCGACGAAATGGCAATGGAGCTTTGGAGACGGTTCAAGTTCATTCGTTCAGAATCCAACACATAAGTATTCAAAAGCAGGAAAATATACCGTTAGCTTAACAGCAAAGAATGCTAGAGGCAGTAATACAGTAACAAAAAAATACTATATAACAGTGATAGATAAACCCACTGCTGTATTCTCTGCGTCTCCGACTTCAGGAAAAACACCTTTAACTGTAAAATTTACTGACAAGAGCACAGGAATTCCGACGAAATGGCAATGGAGTTTTGGAGATGGGTCAAGGTCATTCTCTCAGAATCCAACGCATAAGTATTCAAAAGCAGGAAAATATACCGTTAGCTTAACAGTAAAGAATGCTAGAGGCATTAACACGGTAACAAAAACAGACTCTATAACAGTGATAGATAAACCCACTGCTGCATTCTCTGCGTCTCCGACTTCAGGAAAAACACCTTTAACTGTAAAATTTACTGACAAGAGCACAGGAATTCCGACGAAATGGCAATGGAGTTTTGGAGACGGTTCAAGTTCATTCTCTCAGAATCCGGTTCACAAGTATTCAAAAGCAGGAAAATATACCGTTAGCTTAACAGTAAAGAACGCTAAAGGCAGTGACACTAAAACTATGTCTGAGTATATCGTAGTATCCTAA
- a CDS encoding matrixin family metalloprotease: protein MPIAPAASEFNYPRIVDHPWDHSPITVYIDNKSVPPHYSPTYYTQVQKALNYWAEGGNGKLDYTPVFKIVDSEKADIRIRWVEDLQKEQGVPPRVAGDAIPYIVNGRFIRVDITLGVGFSQWGKWVPYSDTAMLAIAKHELGHALGLDHSNDKQDIMYPTNEQINNTNPILSKYGSLLLFAIYAILAIAVFLSVSYILGRVAK from the coding sequence TTGCCCATTGCTCCGGCAGCTTCGGAGTTTAATTATCCAAGAATTGTAGATCATCCCTGGGATCATTCTCCTATCACCGTATATATAGATAACAAAAGTGTTCCTCCACATTATAGTCCTACCTATTACACACAGGTACAAAAAGCTCTGAATTACTGGGCAGAAGGAGGAAATGGAAAACTGGATTACACCCCTGTTTTTAAAATTGTGGATTCCGAAAAAGCTGATATCAGAATAAGATGGGTCGAAGACCTTCAGAAAGAACAGGGTGTTCCTCCTAGAGTTGCAGGTGATGCCATTCCATATATTGTCAATGGGCGATTTATACGCGTAGACATAACGCTTGGAGTTGGATTTTCTCAATGGGGAAAATGGGTCCCATATAGTGATACTGCAATGCTCGCCATTGCAAAACATGAATTGGGGCATGCTCTGGGTTTGGATCACAGCAATGACAAGCAGGACATTATGTATCCGACAAACGAGCAGATAAATAACACAAATCCTATCCTGAGTAAGTACGGTTCACTTTTGCTTTTTGCCATTTACGCTATTCTTGCTATTGCCGTCTTCCTCTCTGTAAGCTACATATTAGGACGCGTTGCTAAATGA
- a CDS encoding YqhA family protein has protein sequence MKVVKFIAGMRFFVLIPVIGLAIAACVLFVKGGIDIIHFIGELINGISEEGPEKSIIVEIVETVHLFLVGTVLFLTSFGLYQLFIQPLPLPEWVKVNNIEELELNLVGLTIVVLGVNFLSVIFEPQETDLAVYGIGYALPIAALAYFMKVRSHISKGSSEGEQTKTIGEVTSVNSESNWLTNKKRD, from the coding sequence ATGAAAGTTGTAAAATTCATTGCAGGAATGCGTTTTTTTGTGTTGATTCCAGTGATAGGGCTGGCGATTGCTGCCTGCGTCTTATTTGTTAAAGGCGGCATAGATATTATTCATTTCATTGGAGAACTCATTAACGGAATATCAGAAGAAGGTCCAGAGAAGAGTATCATTGTTGAAATTGTGGAGACTGTACACCTCTTTTTAGTCGGTACGGTGCTTTTCCTTACATCTTTCGGGCTATACCAGTTGTTTATACAGCCGCTACCTTTACCAGAATGGGTAAAAGTAAACAATATCGAAGAGCTAGAATTAAACCTCGTGGGGCTTACTATTGTCGTACTGGGAGTTAATTTCTTGAGCGTTATCTTTGAACCGCAAGAGACAGATTTGGCAGTATATGGAATAGGCTATGCCCTGCCCATTGCAGCCCTGGCTTACTTCATGAAAGTACGTTCACATATTAGCAAAGGGAGTAGTGAAGGGGAACAAACGAAAACCATAGGCGAAGTGACCTCTGTGAACAGCGAATCAAATTGGTTAACAAACAAAAAGAGAGACTGA
- a CDS encoding LURP-one-related/scramblase family protein yields MRRIMGGLKGRGEESIQRYKMHEKLVSIGDDYRIENETGKREFYVDGKALRLRDTLIIKDEQGNEVYKLQEKLLRIKDTMGVQDADGKTVATIKKALISPLRDRWKVEVVDGPEMDVRGNILDHEYKIEAGREKVAEVSKRWFRIRDTYGVEIEPGQDSALILAIAAALDQMAHD; encoded by the coding sequence ATGAGACGAATCATGGGCGGTCTCAAGGGCCGTGGAGAAGAAAGCATACAACGCTACAAAATGCATGAAAAACTTGTTTCTATAGGAGACGACTACCGGATAGAAAACGAAACTGGAAAAAGGGAATTCTATGTGGACGGCAAAGCTCTCCGCCTGCGTGATACCCTGATTATCAAGGATGAGCAGGGTAATGAGGTATACAAACTCCAGGAGAAACTTCTCAGGATAAAGGATACGATGGGCGTCCAGGATGCGGATGGAAAAACAGTTGCAACGATCAAAAAAGCTCTGATCTCACCTCTTCGCGACCGCTGGAAAGTTGAAGTCGTAGATGGACCTGAGATGGATGTCCGGGGTAATATTTTAGACCATGAGTATAAGATTGAAGCCGGGAGGGAAAAAGTCGCAGAGGTCTCAAAAAGATGGTTCCGGATAAGAGATACTTATGGTGTGGAGATTGAGCCCGGACAGGACAGTGCACTTATCCTGGCGATAGCAGCTGCTCTCGACCAGATGGCCCATGATTGA
- a CDS encoding alkaline phosphatase family protein yields MPEVMRWPGKIPAGMVSNEIVSHLDWLPTLLAAAGEPDIKEKLKKGYKAEDKTFKVHLDGYNLLPYLTGKEEKSPRIGFFYFSDDGDLVAPGMTTGKWSLWSSALPVHYRYPGSSRYDNWKMVFMEQRATGTLQVWAEPFVPLRIPKIFNLRTDPYERADQTSNTYYDWLLDHAFLLVPSQGVVADFLETFKEFPPRQKAASFTVDQIMDKLLQGIGST; encoded by the coding sequence GTGCCTGAAGTAATGCGCTGGCCTGGCAAGATTCCGGCAGGCATGGTTTCTAACGAGATTGTGAGCCATCTTGACTGGCTGCCCACTTTGCTTGCAGCAGCCGGAGAGCCGGATATCAAGGAAAAGCTCAAAAAAGGCTACAAGGCAGAGGACAAAACTTTCAAAGTGCATCTTGATGGCTATAACCTGCTTCCTTACCTGACCGGGAAAGAGGAAAAATCTCCACGTATCGGGTTCTTTTACTTCTCTGACGATGGAGACCTGGTAGCTCCAGGTATGACAACTGGAAAATGGTCTTTATGGAGCAGCGCGCTACCGGTACATTACAGGTATCCTGGTAGCTCCAGGTATGACAACTGGAAAATGGTCTTTATGGAGCAGCGCGCTACCGGTACATTACAGGTATGGGCTGAACCTTTTGTCCCGCTGCGAATACCGAAAATATTCAACCTGCGTACAGACCCTTATGAGAGGGCGGATCAGACCTCAAACACCTACTATGACTGGTTACTGGACCACGCGTTCCTGCTGGTGCCATCCCAGGGTGTTGTGGCAGATTTTCTGGAGACATTCAAAGAATTTCCTCCACGCCAGAAAGCGGCAAGCTTTACAGTTGATCAGATAATGGATAAGCTTTTGCAGGGAATCGGAAGCACCTGA
- a CDS encoding sulfatase-like hydrolase/transferase yields the protein MGIPGAREGIHPEDPTIAELLKPLGYATGQFGKNHFGDLDEYLPTNHGFDEFYGNLYHLNAEEEPEKPDYPSEKDYPNFRKNYGPRGVIHSYADGRIEDTGPLTRKRMETVDLEFLDAAIDFIKRKHAAGKPFFVWLNTPWMHSGYIFQRIKGQSGRWQSEYHDRMIEHDWQVGVILNLPDELGHCRRHYRCLQHRQWTQYEYLARCSLTPFRNEINSC from the coding sequence GTGGGAATACCAGGAGCCAGAGAGGGAATTCATCCCGAAGACCCTACAATCGCCGAACTGCTGAAACCGCTGGGTTATGCCACAGGACAGTTTGGAAAGAACCATTTTGGAGACCTGGACGAATATCTGCCCACTAACCATGGTTTCGATGAATTTTATGGCAATCTCTACCACCTGAATGCTGAAGAGGAACCGGAAAAACCTGACTATCCCTCTGAGAAAGATTATCCCAATTTCCGGAAAAACTATGGCCCAAGGGGTGTAATCCACAGCTATGCCGACGGTCGCATCGAGGACACCGGCCCGCTGACCAGAAAACGCATGGAAACCGTAGATCTGGAATTTCTGGATGCGGCCATTGATTTTATCAAACGCAAGCATGCGGCTGGAAAACCGTTTTTTGTCTGGTTAAATACACCCTGGATGCATTCAGGGTACATATTCCAGAGGATTAAGGGGCAGTCCGGGCGCTGGCAATCGGAATACCATGACCGCATGATTGAACATGACTGGCAGGTGGGAGTAATTTTGAATTTGCCGGACGAACTTGGGCATTGCAGAAGACACTATCGTTGTCTACAGCACAGACAATGGACCCAATATGAATACCTGGCCCGATGCAGCCTGACCCCATTCCGCAATGAGATAAATTCCTGCTGA